CTCAGCCGCCAGTAGGTCCAGCTCCGGAAGGTCTTTTGGGAACGCAGGGGCGGCGGAGGAGTCGGAACCGGAAGCACTTCCGGTGCCTTCGTTCCGGAGGTTGTTGATGCTGAACGTGCCGGAGTGGAAGCAGGCATTGCTGGGTAGCTTGAGCGCCACGGTGTTCGGGGCGATACAGCCGCTGTATGCATTCGCTATGGGAAGCATGCTATCGGTCTACTTCTTGAACGATCACGATGACATCAAGTCGAAGACCAGGACTTATGCTCTCGTCTTCCTCTCGCTGTCGGTGTTCTCCTTCTTGATCAACATCGGGCAGCACTACAACTTCGGAGCCATGGGGGAGTATCTCACCAAGAGGGTGAGGGAGAGGATGCTGTCGAAGATTCTAACGTTTGAAGTGGGTTGGTTCGACCAGGATGAGAATTCGACTGGAGCCCTCTGTTCTCGTCTCGCCAAGGATGCCAATGTGGTCAGTAACACAGTCTCTCTCGgcctccctttttttttaaaattatatatatatatatatatatatatatatatatatatatatatatataaagtgatGATCTGTTCACTTCACGCTACGAACTGTTAAAATTACTTAGGTAGGTAATTAAGAGGATGGCTATGACGTTCGATTGGTAGGTCTGGATGCAGACATAGTTAAAAACAtggtagaattgaaaaaaaaaccaCGGTGCATCTCAGGACAAGCATAGAAAAAGTGCAATGCTAGATGCTTGTCAACTCTTCCACTATTAGTGAAATAGTCGGTTTTGTCTTTTCTACTGCATGTTCTAAGAGGGTTGATACCATGAGACAAAGTGCGGTGGCTAATAATTCTTTCAATTCCCCCGTTTGGAAAGGTAGATCGTGCCCGGGGTCCATCTACTAGGTTGTGACGCTCCTTTTCAAAGGGTTGGAGTTGGAAGGTACATGCCATTCTATGTTCCACTAATGGTTCATATTCGTCGTGCATCCATCCATGGCACATCATCTTATGCTAACAACTTAAAAAAGAGACATATATCTGGACCGCATCAAAATTTGATGTGTGTCAACTATGCAATTCATTAGATAAATCAATCGCTTAATGGatcaaattaataagatgattctCTGTTTGCAGGTGAGATCCTTGGTGGGTGATCGGATGGCTCTGATCATCCAGACCGTGTCTGCAGTGACCATCGCATGCACCATGGGTCTGATCATAGCATGGAGGCTGGCGCTGGTTATGATAGCCGTCCAACCACTGATCATCATATGCTTTTACGCCCGTCGAGTCCTCCTCAGGAGCATGTCCGGGAAGGCCATCAAGTCCCAGTCCGAGAGCAGCAAGCTTGCAGCCGAAGCGGTCTCCAACCTTCGCACCATCACCGCCTTCTCCTCCCAGGATCGCATCCTTCGCTTGTTCGATCATGCACAAGAGGGCCCTCGACGTGAGAGCATTCGACAATCCTGGTTCGCGGGCCTTGGCCTCGCCACCTCCCAAAGTCTCATGACGTGCACCTGGTCCCTCGACTTCTGGTACGGCGGCAAGCTCGTCTCCCACGGCTACATCACCGCGAAAGCCTTGTTCCAGACCTTCATGGTCCTCGTCAGCACCGGCCGTGTCATCGCCGACGCCGGCAGCATGACCACGGATCTCGCCAAGGGTTCCGACGCCGTGGGCTCGGTGTTCGCGATTCTGGATCGATACACTCGCATCGAGCCCGAGGACTCGGAGGGCCACCGTCCGGAGAAGCTGATTGGCGACGTGGACATCCGAGGGGTCGAGTTCGCCTACCCGGCGCGCCCCGATGTGACCATCTTTAGAGGCTTCACCCTCAGCATCGAGGTGGGCAAGTCTACAGCGTTAGTGGGGCAAAGTGGGTCTGGGAAGTCGACCATCATTGGACTCATTGAACGTTTCTACGACCCATTAAAGGGGACACTGAGGATTGATGGCAAAGACATAAAGTCATACCACCTTCGTTCTTTGAGACGCCACATTGGGCTGGTAGGACAGGAGCCAACTCTGTTTGCCGGGACCATTCGAGAGAACATCATATATGGGACGGAAGGAGCGACGGAGGCCGAGATAGAGAACGCGGCAAGGGTGGCCAATGCTCATGACTTCATCAGCAACCTCAAGGATGGATATGACACATGGTGCGGGGATCGTGGGGTACAGCTCTCGGGGGGACAGAAGCAGAGGGTTGCAATTGCGAGGGCAATTCTAAAGAACCTGGCGATTCTATTATTGGATGAAGCGACAAGCGCATTGGATAGTCAATCAGAGAAGGTGGTGCAGGAGGCATTAGAGAGGGTGATGGTGGGGAGGACTAGTGTGGTGGTGGCTCACCGGTTGAGTACCATACAAAATTGTGACCTCATAGCGGTGCTGGAGAAAGGGGTCGTGGTGGAGAAGGGGACTCATGGCTCCCTTCTGGCCAAGGGGCCCACAGGATCTTACTACGGGTTGGTCAGACTCCAGCAAGGCAACAAGGGGGGACAACCCTAAGGGCCTAAACGCGAGTGTAAAATATCTATTCACTTTGTCGGATAGCAGAGCGCGTTAGATCGTCGATTTTGGATGTCCTTTAGTTTGGCTGCAGTTGCTCCAGAACATAATTGCTTATTATACCAATTGGGTTTTCTGTTTCTCTTAATGTTGTCAATTGTTTATATCCTTCATGATATCCACCCTGTAATGTTAATGTGGtgaatgaaaagaaaataaatctttcGTCTGGAACATCattttttaaatagaaaaaaaaaagagccaaTATGCTTAGTTTCTTTTGGTAGAATTTAcagtgaaaaaaagaaaaaaaaataacgaacaaaaaaaagaaaagaagtacGAAAGCAATTAGAGTTCCCGAAGATAGGAATCACCCCAGAAATCTTTATGCAAAATCATAACTAAATTAGAAGGTAGACTAGaagaactattaaaaaaaaatagactgaTGTTGGGAAGCTAGCTAATCCACTACATCGTTCCCTTCTCGAAATACATGTTGGGCCACAAAACGATCCAGTAATGAACAGAGTTGTAGAATATCAACTAAAAGAGAAGTCATGCGTTGCTCATTTGAAGTTACTTGAATCCAATTATTATAATTGCCGAATCCCCTTCTATAATTACTCACCTACAACACAATGAAAGAATAACCATCGAAAGACCCGTTCTTCTTTCCACTTGATTTTTGCTTGTTTTACCTGCATGGACGCCGAAATCCACGTTTTTAGAATAGAGAAATAGAACCTCTAAAATTGAAAAGTGAAAAAAATGACAGACCAGAGGAAGCCGGCATTAGTGATTGAAAATTTTAGAGGTAATGGAATCCTTTTAAAAGTTAATTTATGGGGTTTTACTATATtacttttttataattttttattataaaaaatatttaagatattatacattattttttatatattttattattttttaaaaaataatattttattattgtcATTTTAActttcttctttctccctctaTTCGCGGCTTCTGAGCCTCCCTCTACTTGTGGCTTCTCTGCAGTCCTCCCTCTGCCTCAAGGACTCCCTCAACTCTGACGCTGTCCGTGGCAAGATCGTCATGTGCCCAGAGTTCCCCCACCACACTCCTACCCCCCACCCTCCGGTGCTCATGGCTTTTTCATTGCCACACCCCCCTGTCGCCCCCACCACTTGCGACTCTTCCGTGCCCCGCCCACCCGCAGCCCCTCCATCCTCGATCCTCTCTTCCTCGCCAACCATGGCTCGTCTGCCTTCAGTGactcatagaaaaaaatttttaataaaaaaaataaaatttaatttaattatgaaacttATCATCAATTTCAATATTAAAATAATCGTAatctttgaaatatttatcgCCCACATTAACACTTCAATCGGCTAAAATctgaataatttatatttaatttgatgatcaaaaattgataaataataaaataattaaaatattctttGAAGCCGCGTAGTAAAATCTTAATTTAGGGCATCACGACAATGCGGATATTATGAATGGAAGGTCAACTTTGCCCCTCTCCTAACCTTTGCCATTCTCTCAATCCACCACGCTCTCAACCGTCCAAATAGGCCCAATACCCGCACAACCACCACAACCAGCCCCACTTCAGCTCGTAGAAAGTAATTCAGCAACCAAGAAACGTGCTCTTTCCAAGAGTGCCAGTTAGTTCAGCCGCCACAAGGTCATCAAGCACCAAGAGTGCTTGTTGCTTCAGCCACTACGAAGTCATCAACCACTAAAGAGCGACAATATGGCTACCAAAACTTAAAGTCTGTGACAGCTCAGAGGTCGTCATATGGCTTCTCTCGACATATATTCCATCTCTCTGCAAGGACAGTCTTTCTCATGAGCATTGCTAATTGTCACTGAAGGAGCtgtctattttctttttctttaattttctttttatGATATGCTTAACATGCAAGAGGAGACGGGAGCTTGGCTCATCATTTGAGTGTCCATACATAGAAATCTAAAATGTACAGAAAAACACAAAGCCTCCCTCAACCCAGCCTTTCAtcatcaagtttaaatttttcgGGAATCATTTTTATTAATGCAGAAATGAAGTCCGAGATGCACCAAACCATTCTAATGATATGTATTGATTCAGTAGATGTGGAGTGCACGTGccagggaaaagaaaaaaaaggtataaGAAGAGGACCTGTTAATGACACCAATATGTTCTTGATGTCTTGTCCCCTCCTTCCCCGTTTCAGGCACAAATATCtcattctatatttttgttttatgtgTTCTTCTAATAGATAATTGAGCTCGCAGGTCACAAGGCTTGTTGATGACCTAGAGATGAAAAAAATGGATAAAAGATAAACCGCAAGCATCATCGATTATGGATTTTGAGCTCATTAAAAAACGGAtcccaaaaaaaatcaaaaacaaaaaGAGCAAACGATGGATGTGCATATTTTCACAGTACATAAGAAAAAGAACAAATTTTTTAACGTCCAGGAGAAGCAGCTGTGCATCTCCGATATAACACAATTAAAATCacattattcataatataatttgttGGTCTAACAGCATCACAAACATCTGTCATCCAATCTCATGACCATAATTATTGTAATGAGAAACCAAGTAGAACACGAATGACAACCATGACAAATGTTTTGCATTGTTTTGGTCCAAAAGGCTTCACTTGGGATCAGCGAAAAATCTATTGATTGATGGCATAATCTCAGGTGCTTTATTGCGAACGAACCTTCTGAGACCATGCTCTGCATACTTCTGTCCTTCAGCGTAGTTCTCCAGCACTCCTGCAGCCCTGCCTTCCTTGCTGACCCTGGTAAAATCGCCATATGTATGGAAAAGAACGTCACCATATCTACGAGAACATAAAGGtatgaaataaaaaaatgtaGCCATACGGTTTTTCAGATGCAGTGAATCAGAGAAAGGCCAAAGGCCAGATGAGTTGATTGAGACAGACTCTGAATTTTAATGATTACCGATACCGGTTCCATACAGAAATAAAAGTGCATTCATATATTGCAAAGATCTCTTGTATGTCCTTCATACATGCAACAAAAGGGTTGTGAAGAATACCATCTCAATGTATTACAGAATTTTCTCAAGCTTTGGatttttacatcactaatataGCTTCGAGACTTGGTCTTCATTAATTGTAGTATAGATGAAGAGGTGAATGCAGTTACGGAGTTGTGGAAGAATGTATTACTGAATTAAGTAGGATAAATTGAATGTTGATGGAATCATGaagagcttaaaaaaaaaaaatcaaaataagtcAAAACTAAACATATATAACTAGCCATGACAACAGACTTGGTATGGAGACACCTATCAAGATCAATGAACAGAACAAATGAATGGAAAATCTGCACAGCATGCAAAAATGATGGGTGGGACTGCAGATTAGGACGTCTCCAAGAACACATAGAACAAGGAAGATCATCACAGCAGATGCAACTAATGTGATGTAAAAGCACACTCAGCAGCAGAAAATGATCAGTTTCAGGCCTGCTACTCATCAGCAGATAACAAATGGTGAAGCTGCCAGAGATgctgaaaattatatatataacgaCTACCTATATCAAATTCTTCTCTTTAGAATTAGAAACTTTACTTTTGTTAACAAATGTTCACTTATATTTTGCCGACAATATGTTATCCATATCCTGATGAATCCCTATATCCTGATTTATTCATATTGCAAAGTAAGGCTCCCCAGCATACATCAgagtttgatttgagaaatccaTGTTCATGCGACACTGGTTGCTGCTGTCTTTGACCTCATATATTATCAATTACCAACCAATCAGGTATTGGCAACAAAGTATAACACACATACTTTCCTAGAGTAGCTGCATTTGTACCCAATAACAAGCAGTCAAATGCTCAAGGCACACTGAAAGGCTGAGGTCTCTAAGAGCCTACATGCAAGGCACAACGCATGCCATGATCACAACAAGCCGATGCCCAGCAGCAGGAGCAaccacagaggtcaaaagggaacTAAAAGGGATCGGAAGGCTCTACATCTCAGACATCCACCTAGAGGTATGATAAGAAGATGCTGAGGAGAGATCATGATGACAATGTAAGTTAGGGTGATAGGCCTAGTCAAGCCAACTAGTAGAGCTAGTCAGGCAGCTTAGCAGGCAAGAAAATATTTTCTCAGAGCAGCAAGAAAGAGAGAATACTACAAATCCATAGGAGAGGGTAAATGAGGAGCCTATTCATTTGGATTCTGAGACCACTAAGCCCTTGGACAATCGATTGCCCAAACCATCTTGTGATACAAGCAATGATGCTAACAAATGTTTGAGAGATGATGCATCTAATGACCAAGGAGATAGTAGCGGACATGGTGGGGAAGCATATGACTCAACCACCTTATCCGAGTGAATTAACCAACAAGTCGCATTTCACTCATGCCACATAGGCTATGGACCGTGATGCATATCATAAAGCCCGCGAGGTTGCAATAACATATGAGAGACAAACCTCTCAAGCCTGTTCAAGTAATGATACTACTGTGGCTGATGATATAGCATGCAGAGTAGGATCCTAGATGTCTCCTGATCCTCATCGTACACCAGATTCTATTTGAATAGCTAGAATATGATCTATAAGTATATCCTTCATCTGAGGCATCATGCTCGAGCGGCTATCCTGCATAGCCTCAAACAGATTAGGGATCAGATTTTGCGGCCACAATCTTCCATCATATAAGAGAGAGATGGCTAGCCCAATATCAAATAGAAGATCAGTTTCCGGATGGCTATCCAAGAGGCTCAGATTATCATATACATAAGGAGGCAGACCATCTAAATTGAAGTCATGTCCAAGGTCCCAACTACGAACAGCATCCGATGTGTACGAGCACCATAGGGTATACAAGGGAGTAGATGCTGGTATTTTTCAATCTCAAAATATGCATTGCTATGTTTAATTATTACAAATATATGCTTAATTATTATAATTACATCCATTAAGCAATCATACAATCCGAGCACCATAGGGTACACAAGGGAGTAGATGTTGGTGTTTTtcaatctcaaaatatacatTGCTATGTTTAAGTATTACAAATATATGCTTAATTATTATAATTACATCCATTAAGCAATCACACAATCTTTCAGGATCAATATGCAATAAAATAACATTAGAACACCcttaaaatcataatttaaaatttcataaacCTTAAAATaaccttaaaaataaaaaaaaaaacaaaaaaaaatcataaaagttCTGAACTGTATCAAACCGGTGTCGGTATATTAGTGTATCGATACTTGACCAGTATGGCCCATGGTATTGTAAACATTGGTACAAACAACAAATGGTGGCTCACTTGGATCTCAAGTTTCTTTGTAAATACCTGACACTTGAATTTTGGGGTGACTTCATGTATTTTTTTGATGTGATGGGAGCTTTATGAGAAAAACACAATAAGAACTTTGTGACTGTAGAAGATAAACTTTGCGACATCTTCTCCAGTGCATCTCTTTTACATGCATTGTTTGTTGTCCCAAGGTTCTAGCTATCTAGAATGTGAGTTCCTGGAATCGTATAGATCACCTTAGCTTAAAGGACAAAGAGATTTTAATAAACAAGATGTACAGCTTAAATTTTTGGAAAATATATAACAACCAATATATGGAGTTGTCACCTTTTGCGTCTTGTTTGGTTGCAAATAGGGGTGGCAATCAGCAGGTCTGGGTCGAGTTGAGGTCATATATCAAGGCTTATAGGGCGCGACCCAAACAGGATCTGACTTGCTAGTGGGTCAATCAAGAATGACCAAGCCAAAGCCAACCCATAACCTAACCACTAACCTATGGCCAACCTATCCACCTGTAATCTATTACAACAGAATTGTTAGATCAGGATCCAACAGTAGAAATAACCAACTTTttggaaatatttttttagttaattaAAACAAAGAAAGGGAAATTAACAGACAAGATTGCAATGGGGGTGGGAAGGGTGCATGGAGGGAGCTTGATAAGGTCATGGATGGTCTCGACGATGAGATCCTTGAAATCTATTGTTTGATGTGGATGGTGTCGGACATCTCAGCAGAGAAGCAGTGGCCCTACCATAGACATGAGGTGCTTGTAGATGGTGCTGCATGTGATAGCATTTAGGTTGTTCACCAGGTGGACCTGCTCCTTGATCCTCCGCATATCACCCAGATTCACGCACTAGCGAGGCAATTTTGCCACCTTGCAGTTGCAGAGATAGGACGAAATGATGAGATAAGGAAGAATGGGAAGAGATGGGTAGGGCTAGGGACCTTGAGCCCATGCTCCCATATCCTCAATCCACTCGTGCTGTTACATTTAGGCCATTGGATCATTATCCAATGACTCATGTTCAcccaaaaatttataaaaataatataaatatatgacaatatattaaaataataattattatataaccCTCGATCCAACAAGTTGAGAGGCCCTGACCTGAACCCAACTTGACCTACCATGTAGTTAGGATTGGCTGACCCATACCCCACCTGTGAACCCATACAAGTCGGGTTGGACAGGTTGGGTCCTGATTAGCTTGGATAAATAGGTTGGGTCAAAAATTCCCAGCTCTAGttgcaaaatttttataaaagaagAGATTTAAAAATTCATATTTCTCGAGATGTATAAGTAAGATGTAACCCTGTAAGAATTCTTGCTTCCCGTGCTTTTGGTATCTACTTTCCTGTTCATTCATACAATCTATTTGATCGTGCTTCTAAGATGAGATGTTGATGTCACGCTGAACTGTACATCTGTAGATGAATTCCGACATGGAAATGGAAACTGAAACTGAAACTGAAACGGCTATTGTTGGTAGGAAATTAGCTGCCTCAATAGTTTTAATGGTGTGCTAGTGGTTTTATGTTAGGCTCAGACACAGGATGGGTAGAAACATCCCTAGGGAATATTCTAGTGGTAGACAAGCATACAGGAATGGACATCTTCTTAGGAATTCACATTGGGGCACAAGAAATTGTGTCCATTGCCTTTATAAGGATGTTAAGCCCTTTCTTTTTTTAGCTGGATTACTCAGGAACTGTGGGCTTCTAAAGATACCATCCATGTGACTACTGAGGAACAATTGGCTATGTTTCACCACATTGTCGGACATAATACCAAGAATAGGGTGATTGGCATTGTATTTATAAGATGTAGGAAGACAGTCAGCCGCTACTTCAATTGCGTATTGAATGCTATTTTTCCATTCCAGAACTTTATGTTCAAAAGCCCCTTAGCTAGGTACATCCAGAGGTGGGAGTCCAACCCTACATACTATCTATTCTTCAAGGTAACTTGTATTTAGTTAGATTGCTCTTTGATTCACATGACTTCCCTTCCTTTACTATGTATATGGTAACCTTCACAGTATGGACCTAAAGTTGTTGCAGACTTCTGGATGATACACGCACGGATACTATGGTGCTTGTTATGGTCCCTGCTAGATTCCATGGCAAAAAGGGTCCAACCCAAAGTGTCCTAGCACCCATCAATCCCGACTGTATATTTACTTGCGTCTCTGCTGGATAGGAGGGCTCTGTGAATGATTCCATTGTTTTGAAAGATGCATCAGCCTCCCTCCTCTAGAGCATCTTCCTGTTCTCCCAGGTAAAATGCTAATACATGCCCCATCACTAAATTAGCTTTAGACTGTATCCTAAACCATCATTGGTCTATACAGGAAAGTATTTCTTGGTTGATGCAGGGCACACAACAATGCCTGGTGTCATTGCCCCATATTGAGGTACCCACCATCACTTGAAGGAATGCATGAGTCGATGACCAGAGAATGTGTTTAACCTCTGCCATTCCTCACTATGTTCAAAGGTTGAATGTGCATTTGGAATCCTAAAGAATTGGTTCAAGATTTTGACATCACATCCATTTTTGCCTTTCCCAACCTAGGTCAATACCATACATGTTTGCTGCATGCTGCACAATTTCATCCTTACTGTGGCGCGCTTGATGATCTTATTCTCTTATTGCCTGACGATGAGCTACTATCCTATGGCGCAGAGGTTGAGCAAGCTTTCTATTCTCAACCCAAGAGCTAGAGACGGCATAGGGATCAGAGTAGACAATGGAAAGCTAGTAGGAATCGCACAGTGAAGCACATGTGGCATTGTATCCTAGCCTTGCGGCTAGCAAAGGAAAGTGTAGTGAATTTACATTGAGTAATTCGGATTATGAGGACTAATATATTGATTTTCACCATATTTGATGTTATATTCTCAATATTCACTTATTACATGGATTATAACATATTTTGATCTTCTTGCTTTAAATTTTCTTGATTGTGCTTGGTAATTTTATTTGTAGATCATGCTTGTGCTATAATTTTGTTTGTTTATAAGATATGTGGATGACAAATGTTGTGATCTGAGATTGAACCCTTTGAAAAACAGTGTCCTATGGAGTCCACGGCAGCTTTCAAGGGAAAAATGGATGGAAAAGCTGTTAGCAAGGGAACCCCTAATAACTGATGGAAAAAGGAGAATGTCCAGTGTCTTATTGAGGATCTTGTGGAGATGGCACAACAAGGCGTGAAGGTCAACAGGGGCTTCAAATACATTGCCTTCAAACATTCTGCAACGGCTGTGAATGAAAGGTTTGTCATGGACGTTACCAAGGATAATGTGGTGAACTGTGTCAATTGGATCCAGAAGAGATATGAAGATATTAAGACTGCCATGCAGCAGAGTGGGGCTGGGTGGGATGATGATTTGAAAATGGTCACAAACCACTTGATGTTACAATAAACATTGATACTCAAGATGAAATACAAAATTGAATCCAATAGATAATTCGGAAATGGTGCCAGGCACCCGATAATATGATGTCACAACCTCCCCTCCTTGGAGGAGGGACAATGTAGCATTTCTCAATCCTTCTCTCTTAAATAACATTTACGTAAGACTACATCTCAAATCATGTCCAGCAACGAAATCCTTAACAGGGGAAAAAAGAGACAGAAATTTCCCCAAATACTACATACTTTCCATGGTCAAGTATGTATTTGAAGTTATATCATGGATCTCCGTTCTATTTGTAAAAGCTAGGAATAACTCTAAGAAGCTTAATATAGAGTTCTACTGAACTCCGAACCTATCGGTTCAATTAAATCTGCACTGAAAGGGGAAATAAAAAACTTCTAAGTTCTAATGGTGCTTCCAGATGCAATCAACTATGGACCTCCACTTGGACTCACATAAAGGCTTCCCGCCATGGAAAATAATCAATGTAATTTGCTAGGGAACCCATTTTTTTAGCCATCTTCGACCACAAGAACTGCAGATCTTCGAAAGATTTATGGTATAACACTGGTCCGATGCCTGATATCAAACTACTACCAATTGCAGATAGCTATTGACAAAAGTAATAACCATGGATGCGATCTGCAACCAGCATAACAATCCAACCAGTAACTAACCTCACTTCAGGATTGATGCAAATGTTGCGGACCAGCTGGAAGCCACAGATTCCCACAGCCACTCCGACCGCCGCAAAGAGGGGATAGACctggaattttttttaaaaaaaataatcaaaaccgAAAACGTACAAATCATCGTAAAAAACTTAGGGGTAAAGGACcggatatagaaaaaaaaaaatcggttGCAATGAAGATCTCAAGTCCCGGTTCACAAATCATGGGAAAGAGAAAAGGAGATCCAAACAGGCGAAGAAAAGTGCGCGTGTGTGAGAGAGAGCGacaagagagggaggaggaggagggaaatGAGGCATACCTCGGGCCTCAGCCAACGGTTAGCGGTCGAAGAAGCCATGGGAGGCGACGATCGACAGGAAGAGGAAAGGAAGCCGACGATGAAGCGAAGATGAGAGGACTTTGTTGACAGAAACGTTACGGGCAAGTGGTCCCTAACAAGCGGAGACCACAAGGAGTAGGATTATGTGACATGAGAAATTCTGCGCACCGTACGTGGTGCAGCAAAGTTGACTTGAGTACATTCCATTGACCCGCATAggaaaataaataatgaaataaattttctatatcatttatttttttattttttttatttttttataaaataaaaaaataatattattatt
Above is a genomic segment from Elaeis guineensis isolate ETL-2024a chromosome 1, EG11, whole genome shotgun sequence containing:
- the LOC105060250 gene encoding uncharacterized protein isoform X2, producing MASSTANRWLRPEVYPLFAAVGVAVGICGFQLVRNICINPEVRVSKEGRAAGVLENYAEGQKYAEHGLRRFVRNKAPEIMPSINRFFADPK
- the LOC105060251 gene encoding putative multidrug resistance protein isoform X2 — protein: MLASLARKNREEYNKAGVVAEQAISSVRTVYSFVAEARTMAKFSAALEDSVKLGLRQGLAKGIAIGSNGVTFAIWAFLVWYGSHLVMYHGGKGGTVFAVGAAIVVGGLALGSGLSNVKYFTEASSAGERIMEVIKRIPKIDSDSMEGEVLDNISGNVEFRAVEFAYPSRPEIPIFRDFSLKVPAGRTVALVGGSGSGKSTAIALLERFYDPSGGEILLDGVDIRRLQLKWLRSQMGLVSQEPALFATSIKENILFGKEDASMEQVVAAAKASNAHNFISQLPHGYDTQAGERGVQMSGGQKQRIAIARAIIKSPKILLLDEATSALDSESERIVQEALDLATVGRTTIVIAHRLSTIRNADIIAVVQAGQVMEIGSHDELIRGEDGLYSSLVRLQQTSTASEEGAATSPSMINLALSSQFGSSNSMSRRFSAASRSSSGRSFGNAGAAEESEPEALPVPSFRRLLMLNVPEWKQALLGSLSATVFGAIQPLYAFAMGSMLSVYFLNDHDDIKSKTRTYALVFLSLSVFSFLINIGQHYNFGAMGEYLTKRVRERMLSKILTFEVGWFDQDENSTGALCSRLAKDANVVRSLVGDRMALIIQTVSAVTIACTMGLIIAWRLALVMIAVQPLIIICFYARRVLLRSMSGKAIKSQSESSKLAAEAVSNLRTITAFSSQDRILRLFDHAQEGPRRESIRQSWFAGLGLATSQSLMTCTWSLDFWYGGKLVSHGYITAKALFQTFMVLVSTGRVIADAGSMTTDLAKGSDAVGSVFAILDRYTRIEPEDSEGHRPEKLIGDVDIRGVEFAYPARPDVTIFRGFTLSIEVGKSTALVGQSGSGKSTIIGLIERFYDPLKGTLRIDGKDIKSYHLRSLRRHIGLVGQEPTLFAGTIRENIIYGTEGATEAEIENAARVANAHDFISNLKDGYDTWCGDRGVQLSGGQKQRVAIARAILKNLAILLLDEATSALDSQSEKVVQEALERVMVGRTSVVVAHRLSTIQNCDLIAVLEKGVVVEKGTHGSLLAKGPTGSYYGLVRLQQGNKGGQP
- the LOC105060250 gene encoding uncharacterized protein isoform X1, with amino-acid sequence MASSTANRWLRPEVYPLFAAVGVAVGICGFQLVRNICINPEVRYGDVLFHTYGDFTRVSKEGRAAGVLENYAEGQKYAEHGLRRFVRNKAPEIMPSINRFFADPK